In Cercospora beticola chromosome 3, complete sequence, the following proteins share a genomic window:
- a CDS encoding uncharacterized protein (CAZy:GH114): protein MHTLSLLLPLLLSTPTHAWWKPTPTPTWQIILSSTLRTSPPPSSSNYSIIDSDLFDNPPSTWSLYKRNSIRTICYFSTQFEDWRPDASNFTSQPQNLGSSLDGWPGERWVNTKATGIRNIMKSRIAEAKKRGCDAIDPDNIDAYLHSGGGFGLTQADAVDYVKFLAAEAHAQDLAIGLKNGDDIVSQLVDYVDFAVVEECQGNSDLTAGDSYYDECGKYQPFIQKGKAVFSIEYVEGTPSLAVQRGICRNVVAKGFSVLIKRYDLGEWVVDCSKVK from the coding sequence ATGCAcaccctctccctcctcctccccctcctcctctccacccCAACCCACGCCTGGTGGAAACCCACCCCAACGCCAACCTGGCAAAtcatcctctcctccacccTCCGCACCTCCCCTCCCCCCTCTTCTTCAAACTACTCCATCATCGACTCCGACCTCTTCGACAACCCCCCCTCAACCTGGTCCCTCTACAAACGCAACTCCATAAGAACAATCTGCTACTTCAGCACCCAATTCGAAGACTGGCGTCCCGACGCCTCGAATTTTACTTCCCAACCCCAAAACCTCGGCTCCAGTCTCGATGGCTGGCCCGGTGAACGATGGGTCAACACGAAAGCTACGGGTATAAGAAATATTATGAAATCTCGGATCGCAGAAGCGAAAAAGAGGGGTTGTGATGCGATTGATCCGGATAATATTGATGCTTATTTACATTCTGGTGGAGGATTTGGACTTACGCAGGCTGATGCGGTGGATTATGTTAAATTTTTGGCAGCGGAGGCTCATGCGCAAGACCTCGCAATCGGTCTGAAAAACGGGGACGACATCGTTTCTCAACTTGTCGATTACGTCGATTTCGCTGTTGTGGAGGAGTGTCAGGGGAATTCGGATCTCACTGCTGGAGACAGTTATTATGATGAGTGTGGGAAGTATCAGCCTTTTATCCAGAAGGGGAAAGCGGTGTTTAGTATTGAGTATGTGGAGGGAACGCCGAGTTTGGCGGTTCAGAGAGGGATTTGTAGGAATGTGGTTGCGAAGGGGTTTAGTGTGTTGATTAAGAGGTATGATTTGGGGGAGTGGGTTGTGGATTGTTCGAAGGTTAAGTAG